In one window of Gossypium hirsutum isolate 1008001.06 chromosome A01, Gossypium_hirsutum_v2.1, whole genome shotgun sequence DNA:
- the LOC121203661 gene encoding uncharacterized protein, with the protein MDEMVSKFKDLELGLENGVALSVGEDSRFSKVEVSSVEGSFSSDASNSGRVCVENLLSVNVEGQEDKSGKENKLVKEKRKSLGNKKPPKPPRPPRAPSLGAADQKLIKEIAELARLKRARIERMKALKKLKATKPATSSSSNMFAMVFTIIFCLVIMFQGMSPGSTPSTYQGSPSPAESGLTSLQSSGNPSASVRNQPDSQSPYLVEQGAGLESHGKLSKSSG; encoded by the exons ATGGATGAGATGGTTTCTAAGTTTAAAGATTTAGAACTTGGCCTTGAAAATGGAGTAGCTCTTAGTGTAGGTGAAGATTCTAGGTTTTCTAAGGTTGAAGTCAGTTCCGTCGAGGGGTCTTTCTCCAGTGATGCTTCGAATTCCGGTAGGGTTTGTGTCGAGAATTTGCTGTCGGTGAATGTAGAGGGACAAGAGGATAAAAGTGGTAAGGAGAATAAGTTAGTGAAGGAGAAACGTAAAAGCTTGGGTAACAAGAAACCTCCTAAACCTCCTAGGCCACCTAGAGCTCCGTCGTTGGGGGCGGCTGATCAGAAACTAATCAAGGAAATCGCAGAACTTGCACGGTTGAAGCGTGCGAGAATCGAACGGATGAAAGCATTGAAGAAATTGAAAGCTACTAAGCCGGCAACATCTTCTAGTAGCAACATGTTTGCAATGGTGTTCACTATCATTTTTTGTCTTGTCATAATGTTTCAAG GAATGTCTCCTGGAAGCACACCGTCGACTTACCAAGGCTCTCCTTCCCCAGCAGAAAGTGGTTTAACCTCACTTCAATCCTCCGGAAATCCATCAGCAAGCGTTCGAAATCAACCCGATTCTCAATCTCCCTA TTTAGTGGAACAGGGTGCAGGTTTAGAATCCCATGGAAAGCTATCAAAATCTTCTGGATGA
- the LOC121203663 gene encoding cell wall / vacuolar inhibitor of fructosidase 1 produces MNTHSLKLLLILLTITFPSTQCDDDLVDQICKKTPFYDLCISTLKSNSNGRDVKGLASVMADTMLSNATDTLSYIRAEINRTPDPKIERALAYCAELYIPVVKYNLPQAIDALSKGQFEFAADGISDAAKEADSCEKMISWSQELAALSDRNKLIHNLSDVAVAIVKILLKG; encoded by the coding sequence ATGAACACCCATTCTCTCAAACTTCTCCTTATTCTCCTCACAATCACTTTCCCGTCAACCCAATGTGATGATGATCTTGTAGACCAAATATGCAAAAAAACACCCTTCTATGACCTATGTATCTCCACTTTAAAATCCAATTCCAATGGCAGAGACGTGAAAGGTTTAGCCAGTGTAATGGCTGACACCATGTTGTCTAACGCCACCGACACATTGAGCTACATCCGAGCCGAAATAAACCGAACCCCAGATCCTAAAATTGAGAGGGCATTAGCTTATTGTGCCGAGCTTTATATACCGGTGGTGAAGTATAATCTTCCACAAGCcattgatgctttgagtaaaggGCAGTTCGAGTTCGCCGCCGATGGGATATCGGATGCGGCTAAAGAAGCAGATTCTTGTGAGAAGATGATTTCGTGGTCGCAGGAATTGGCGGCGTTGAGTGATCGGAATAAGTTGATTCATAACTTATCTGATGTGGCCGTCGCCATTGTTAAGATTTTGCTTAAAGGTTGA
- the LOC121231323 gene encoding cell wall / vacuolar inhibitor of fructosidase 1, translating to MPQNLKAPLLFSLILGFLATQAISISNKKTLDLIEQTCRQSGFFALCDSTLRSDPQSSNAKLEGLAKISVEIVIDKANATLNFIVDLFKNVSDPVLYRSYGTCIDSYDASVERLLPKAIAALSSKDYATSRHDAATVAINVNACDKQFSEKTPFSDRNRLVHDLSLMSAGIIELLG from the coding sequence ATGCCTCAAAATTTAAAAGCTCCACTTTTGTTTTCTCTAATCCTTGGGTTCCTTGCAACACAAGcaatttcaatttcaaacaaGAAAACATTGGATTTGATCGAACAAACATGCAGGCAATCTGGGTTTTTCGCCCTTTGTGACTCGACTCTTCGATCAGACCCTCAAAGCTCGAACGCAAAACTCGAAGGCCTAGCTAAAATATCGGTCGAGATAGTCATAGACAAGGCTAATGCCACATTGAATTTCATTGTGGATCTATTCAAGAATGTTTCGGACCCTGTCTTGTACAGATCCTATGGCACTTGCATTGACTCGTATGATGCGTCGGTCGAAAGGCTACTGCCGAAAGCAATTGCTGCTTTGAGTTCTAAAGACTATGCCACATCGAGACACGATGCGGCGACGGTGGCGATTAATGTCAACGCGTGCGATAAGCAGTTTTCTGAGAAAACTCCGTTTAGTGATAGGAATAGACTTGTTCATGATCTTTCTCTTATGTCAGCTGGGATCATAGAGTTGTTgggttaa